TCGGATTTCAAGCGTTGCCATGGGTGCCTCAGGACTCCTGGGTGAGGGAGACGAGCACGTCGTCCCCTTCGATCTTTACGGGGTATACGGGGACGGGGCGCGTCGCGGGGAGACCGGACGGCTTGCCGGTGCGGAGGTCGAACGCGGAGCCGTGCAGCCAGCACTCGATCTGGCAGTCCTCCACCTCGCCCTCGGAGAGCGAGACGTTCGCGTGGGAGCAGATGTCGTGAATGGCGAACACCTCCCCCTCGGTACGGACCACCGAGACCGGCGTGCCGTCGAGTTCCACCCGCTTCGGGGTGTCCTCCTCCAGCTCGCTCAGCCCACAGGCGCGTACGAACGTCATGCGACCGACGCCTCCAGCTCCTCTTCGA
Above is a genomic segment from Streptomyces glaucescens containing:
- a CDS encoding non-heme iron oxygenase ferredoxin subunit translates to MTFVRACGLSELEEDTPKRVELDGTPVSVVRTEGEVFAIHDICSHANVSLSEGEVEDCQIECWLHGSAFDLRTGKPSGLPATRPVPVYPVKIEGDDVLVSLTQES